From [Clostridium] symbiosum, a single genomic window includes:
- a CDS encoding sodium ion-translocating decarboxylase subunit beta, with the protein MEYITTTLSNLLQQTAFLNLTVGNMVMIFVALVFLYLAIQKGFEPLLLLPIAFGMLLVNIYPDIMKTVEESSNGVGGLLHYFYLLDEWSILPSLIFMGVGAMTDFGPLIANPKSFLLGAAAQFGIYGAYFMAIFLGFNDKAAAAISIIGGADGPTSIFLAGKLGQTGLMGPIAVAAYSYMALVPIIQPPIMKLLTTEEERKIRMEQLRPVSRLEKILFPIIVTIVVCLILPTTAPLVGMLMLGNLFRESGVVKQLTETASNALMYIVVILLGTSVGATTSAEAFLNMNTIKIVILGLVAFALGTAAGVIFGKIMCKVTHGKVNPLIGSAGVSAVPMAARVSQKVGAEADPTNFLLMHAMGPNVAGVIGTAVAAGTFMAIFGVK; encoded by the coding sequence ATGGAATACATTACAACTACATTATCTAATCTTCTTCAACAGACGGCATTCCTGAATCTGACGGTTGGAAACATGGTTATGATTTTCGTAGCGCTCGTTTTCCTCTATCTGGCTATCCAGAAGGGGTTTGAACCGCTCTTATTGCTTCCGATTGCATTTGGTATGCTGCTCGTTAATATCTATCCGGATATTATGAAAACTGTTGAAGAATCGTCGAATGGTGTCGGCGGACTTTTACACTACTTCTATTTATTGGATGAATGGAGTATTCTGCCGTCGCTTATTTTCATGGGCGTAGGTGCAATGACCGACTTTGGTCCGTTAATTGCCAACCCGAAGAGTTTCCTGCTGGGGGCAGCTGCCCAGTTCGGTATTTACGGCGCTTACTTTATGGCTATCTTCCTTGGATTTAATGATAAGGCAGCCGCTGCTATTTCCATCATCGGCGGAGCCGACGGCCCTACTTCCATCTTCCTGGCCGGCAAGCTTGGACAGACCGGACTGATGGGTCCGATCGCGGTAGCCGCATATTCATACATGGCGCTGGTTCCGATTATTCAGCCGCCGATTATGAAACTGCTTACTACAGAGGAAGAGAGAAAGATCAGGATGGAACAGCTTCGTCCTGTATCAAGACTGGAGAAAATTCTTTTCCCAATCATTGTTACAATTGTTGTCTGCCTGATTCTTCCTACTACAGCTCCTTTGGTTGGTATGCTGATGCTTGGAAACCTGTTCCGTGAATCAGGTGTTGTGAAACAGCTTACAGAGACAGCTTCCAATGCCCTTATGTATATTGTAGTTATCCTGCTTGGCACATCCGTAGGAGCTACAACAAGCGCAGAAGCGTTCCTGAACATGAATACAATTAAGATCGTTATTCTGGGTCTGGTTGCATTCGCCCTTGGTACTGCGGCAGGCGTTATTTTCGGTAAGATTATGTGTAAGGTAACCCATGGTAAGGTTAACCCGCTGATTGGTTCCGCCGGCGTGTCCGCCGTTCCGATGGCAGCCCGTGTATCCCAGAAGGTGGGAGCGGAAGCAGATCCGACTAACTTCCTTCTGATGCATGCAATGGGACCGAACGTTGCCGGTGTTATCGGTACCGCAGTAGCAGCCGGAACATTCATGGCAATCTTTGGAGTGAAATAA
- a CDS encoding OadG family transporter subunit, with protein MKQNIKKVLLVLCMAVCFFALTACSGSNKDSEPVPETIASTMKTGAENYLKEFDSYDDEALATTLKRVQKQKNTVMESAISSWQSSKPDLGRLVSILSEDVERVSEDSYKVTVRASYEKRELEFSLTAEEVVSDNYGGTSLAATEMVFTPIFTTGEKLERAAMNTLMGMGTVFLVLIFISFIIASLKNVNTLEANYKAKKEAAKAAAEPAPAAPAPASVAPAPVPAAPVPAPAPVPVPVAPAPDPEPVLREEENLADDMELVAVITAAISAAACVPVEGLVVRSIRRKSGSKWKNA; from the coding sequence ATGAAACAGAATATTAAAAAGGTATTGCTTGTGTTATGTATGGCAGTCTGCTTCTTTGCCCTTACCGCCTGCTCCGGCAGCAATAAGGATTCAGAGCCGGTTCCCGAGACGATTGCGTCTACAATGAAGACGGGGGCTGAGAATTATCTGAAGGAGTTTGACAGCTACGACGATGAAGCGCTGGCAACTACATTAAAGAGAGTACAGAAACAAAAGAATACTGTCATGGAAAGTGCAATTTCTTCCTGGCAGAGCTCAAAACCTGATTTAGGAAGACTGGTATCCATTCTTTCTGAGGATGTTGAGCGTGTGAGCGAGGACAGCTACAAAGTAACAGTCAGAGCAAGCTATGAAAAGAGGGAACTGGAATTTTCCCTCACTGCTGAAGAAGTGGTCAGTGATAATTACGGCGGCACTTCCCTTGCAGCGACCGAGATGGTCTTCACTCCAATTTTTACTACAGGCGAAAAGCTTGAGAGAGCGGCAATGAATACTTTGATGGGTATGGGAACTGTGTTCCTGGTACTTATTTTTATCAGTTTTATTATTGCAAGCCTGAAGAATGTAAACACACTGGAAGCGAATTATAAGGCAAAGAAAGAGGCGGCGAAAGCAGCAGCAGAACCGGCGCCCGCTGCTCCGGCTCCGGCATCCGTTGCCCCAGCCCCAGTGCCTGCAGCTCCAGTTCCGGCCCCGGCCCCGGTTCCAGTACCCGTTGCTCCGGCCCCGGATCCAGAACCTGTTCTCCGTGAGGAAGAAAACCTGGCGGATGACATGGAATTGGTAGCGGTAATCACAGCAGCAATTTCTGCGGCCGCCTGCGTTCCGGTGGAAGGTTTGGTAGTACGCTCAATCAGACGGAAGTCTGGCTCAAAATGGAAAAACGCTTAA
- a CDS encoding carboxyl transferase domain-containing protein: MSNSAQTLSGKRIDSLLDDNSFVEVGSYITARSTNFNMTAQETAADGVITGYGTIEGNLVYVYSQDASVMGGSIGEMHAKKISNIYKMAMKMGAPVIGLLDCSGLRLQEATDALDGFGQMYLEQTMASGVVPQICAVFGNCGGGMAVSSAIADFVFMADNGKLFVNSPNALAGNDVTKCDTASAAFQSEETGLVDAVGSEEEILSQIRTLVSILPANNEDDMSYDECEDDLNRVSEELAGWTGDTAKALAEISDGYFFMEVKKEYDPSMVTGFIRLNGSTVGCVANRTEIYNEENEKTEEFEAALSARGCEKAAEFVNFCDAFNIPLLTLVNVKGYKQCKCTEKKIAKAAGRLTYAFANADVPKVTVVIGDAFGSAYVTMNSKSIGADIVYAWPQAKIGMMDAQSAVKIMYAEEIGKSENAAALISEKAAEYEKLQSSAQAAAGRGYVDDIIEAGETRKRVIAAFEMLFTKREDRPSKKHGTV; the protein is encoded by the coding sequence ATGAGTAATTCTGCACAGACATTGTCGGGCAAGAGAATTGATTCCCTGCTTGACGATAACAGTTTTGTTGAAGTAGGTTCTTATATCACGGCAAGGAGCACAAATTTCAACATGACGGCACAGGAGACTGCGGCTGATGGTGTGATTACCGGATATGGTACCATCGAAGGCAATCTTGTGTATGTGTACAGCCAGGATGCGTCTGTAATGGGCGGCTCCATCGGCGAAATGCACGCAAAGAAAATTTCCAATATCTATAAAATGGCGATGAAGATGGGAGCGCCGGTGATCGGGCTTTTAGACTGTTCAGGCCTTCGCCTTCAGGAGGCGACAGACGCACTTGACGGTTTTGGGCAGATGTACCTGGAGCAGACCATGGCATCCGGCGTCGTTCCGCAGATTTGCGCGGTGTTTGGAAATTGCGGTGGAGGAATGGCAGTTTCTTCTGCAATCGCAGACTTTGTATTCATGGCAGATAACGGAAAATTATTTGTTAATTCTCCCAACGCACTGGCAGGCAACGATGTCACAAAATGTGATACGGCATCGGCGGCATTCCAGAGCGAAGAGACAGGGCTTGTTGATGCAGTTGGAAGCGAGGAGGAGATCTTATCCCAGATCAGGACGCTTGTATCCATCCTTCCGGCAAACAACGAGGATGATATGTCCTACGACGAGTGCGAAGACGATTTAAACAGGGTTTCCGAAGAGCTTGCGGGATGGACCGGCGATACGGCCAAAGCGCTTGCCGAGATTTCAGACGGCTATTTCTTTATGGAAGTGAAGAAAGAGTATGATCCTTCTATGGTAACCGGTTTTATCCGCCTGAACGGATCTACGGTCGGCTGTGTTGCAAACCGTACTGAGATTTATAATGAAGAGAATGAGAAGACAGAAGAATTCGAAGCGGCGCTTTCAGCCAGAGGCTGTGAGAAGGCTGCGGAATTCGTAAACTTCTGTGATGCCTTTAATATCCCGCTCCTTACACTTGTAAATGTAAAAGGATACAAACAGTGCAAATGTACGGAGAAGAAGATTGCCAAAGCGGCGGGCCGCCTTACGTATGCATTTGCAAACGCAGATGTGCCGAAGGTAACGGTAGTGATTGGCGACGCTTTCGGAAGCGCTTATGTGACGATGAACAGCAAGTCCATCGGAGCAGACATTGTCTATGCATGGCCACAGGCAAAGATCGGAATGATGGATGCCCAGAGCGCCGTTAAGATTATGTACGCGGAAGAGATTGGCAAATCAGAGAATGCAGCAGCTCTCATCAGTGAGAAGGCTGCCGAATATGAAAAACTTCAGAGCTCTGCTCAGGCAGCGGCAGGAAGAGGATATGTGGACGATATTATCGAGGCAGGCGAGACCAGAAAACGTGTTATCGCCGCATTTGAGATGTTATTCACAAAGAGAGAGGACCGTCCGTCGAAAAAGCATGGAACGGTCTGA
- a CDS encoding biotin/lipoyl-containing protein, whose amino-acid sequence MKNYTITVNGNAYEVTVEEGFTGAAKAAPAPAPRAAAPAPAPRAAAPAPAPAPAAPAPAPAPAPAPAAQAAGSVPVTAPMPGKILGVKMQAGAAVKRGQVILILEAMKMENEIVAPQDGTIASINVAVGDMVEPGATLATLN is encoded by the coding sequence ATGAAGAATTATACAATTACAGTAAACGGCAATGCATATGAAGTAACGGTAGAAGAAGGATTTACAGGAGCAGCTAAGGCAGCCCCGGCACCGGCTCCAAGAGCGGCAGCTCCAGCACCGGCCCCAAGAGCAGCAGCACCGGCACCAGCGCCAGCCCCGGCAGCACCTGCTCCGGCACCAGCGCCAGCGCCAGCCCCGGCGGCACAGGCAGCAGGTTCCGTACCTGTAACAGCTCCAATGCCGGGCAAAATCCTCGGTGTTAAGATGCAGGCCGGCGCAGCGGTAAAACGCGGCCAGGTGATCCTGATTCTGGAAGCGATGAAGATGGAGAATGAAATCGTAGCACCTCAGGACGGAACAATTGCCAGCATTAATGTAGCGGTAGGCGATATGGTAGAACCAGGCGCAACACTCGCAACATTAAACTAA
- a CDS encoding oxaloacetate decarboxylase subunit alpha: MANIEKKPVKIVETVLRDAHQSLIATRMTTEQMLPIIDKMDQVGYHAVECWGGATFDASLRFLKEDPWDRLRKLRAGFKHTKLQMLFRGQNILGYNHYADDVVEYFVQKSIANGIDIIRIFDCLNDIRNLQTAVKAANREKGHAQVALSYTLGDAYTLDYWKNIAKEIEDMGANSLCIKDMAGLLTPYAAEELVTALKESVKLPIDLHTHYTSGVASMTYLKAVEAGCDIIDTAMSPFALGTSQPATEVMVETFSGTRYDTGLNKEALAEIAEYFRPLREEALASGLMNTKVLGVDINTLRYQVPGGMLSNLVSQLKEAHAEDKYYAVLQEIPRVRKDFGEPPLVTPSSQIVGTQAVLNVLMGQRYKMFTKESKKLLMGEFGQTVKPFNAEVQKKAIGDATPITCRPADKIEPQLQKLESEMSQWKKQDEDVLTYALFPQVAKEFFEYREAQSTGIDPAKADRLNRAYPV, encoded by the coding sequence ATGGCTAATATAGAGAAAAAGCCGGTTAAGATTGTGGAGACCGTCCTTCGTGACGCTCACCAGTCCTTAATCGCAACCAGAATGACAACAGAGCAGATGCTCCCGATCATTGACAAGATGGATCAGGTGGGTTATCATGCCGTAGAGTGCTGGGGCGGCGCTACGTTTGACGCTTCCTTACGTTTCTTAAAAGAAGATCCGTGGGACAGACTGAGAAAACTGAGAGCGGGATTCAAACACACAAAACTGCAGATGCTGTTCCGCGGACAGAATATCCTCGGTTACAACCACTATGCGGATGATGTTGTAGAATATTTTGTACAGAAATCCATCGCCAATGGAATTGACATTATCCGTATCTTTGACTGCTTAAACGATATCAGAAATCTTCAGACAGCCGTGAAAGCCGCCAACAGGGAAAAAGGCCATGCACAGGTAGCTTTAAGCTACACTCTGGGAGATGCCTATACTCTTGATTATTGGAAAAATATTGCGAAGGAGATCGAGGACATGGGCGCCAATTCCTTATGTATCAAGGATATGGCCGGACTTCTGACCCCATATGCGGCAGAGGAGCTTGTTACAGCCCTGAAAGAATCTGTGAAGCTTCCGATCGATCTTCACACACACTACACCTCCGGTGTGGCTTCCATGACATACTTAAAGGCGGTAGAGGCAGGCTGCGATATCATCGATACAGCCATGTCACCGTTTGCCCTTGGAACCAGCCAGCCTGCAACAGAGGTTATGGTTGAGACCTTCAGCGGCACACGCTACGACACGGGACTCAACAAAGAAGCCCTGGCAGAGATTGCAGAATACTTCAGACCTCTGCGTGAGGAAGCTTTAGCAAGCGGACTGATGAATACAAAGGTTCTGGGAGTGGATATCAATACCCTCCGTTACCAGGTGCCGGGCGGAATGCTTTCCAACCTGGTATCCCAGTTAAAAGAGGCTCATGCTGAAGACAAATATTATGCCGTACTTCAGGAGATCCCGAGAGTCCGCAAGGATTTCGGAGAACCACCGCTTGTTACGCCGTCCTCCCAGATCGTGGGAACACAGGCTGTATTAAATGTACTGATGGGACAGCGCTACAAGATGTTTACAAAAGAGTCGAAGAAACTTCTTATGGGTGAATTCGGCCAGACCGTTAAACCGTTCAACGCCGAAGTCCAGAAGAAAGCAATCGGAGACGCAACGCCAATCACCTGCCGTCCGGCCGACAAGATCGAGCCGCAGCTCCAGAAACTGGAATCTGAGATGTCCCAGTGGAAGAAACAGGATGAGGATGTGCTGACCTATGCATTATTCCCACAGGTAGCGAAGGAATTTTTCGAATATCGCGAGGCACAGTCAACCGGGATAGATCCTGCAAAGGCCGACAGGCTGAACAGGGCATATCCGGTATAA